Proteins from one Anopheles nili chromosome 2, idAnoNiliSN_F5_01, whole genome shotgun sequence genomic window:
- the LOC128720473 gene encoding zinc finger protein 677: protein MSTKTLPPPQTYSRLFRPWDGKEARPDYPVSGAFCESDSTRSHVDAEDSDSYSASDSESDQTIKSEPMDYHSPVKAKLSENKVTLTDPATMHYPSAEVAAYYHYCYQQQQQQLAEHPLPAQLHALADVHRVPGSIGAFGNACIPPVVDPLGFTYDQMEQEYMRVLSEDAKAKLLASRKQRPKKFKCPHCDVAFSNNGQLKGHIRIHTGERPFKCDEPSCGKTFTRNEELTRHKRIHTGIRPYACQTCGKKFGRRDHLKKHTKTHMPQERYTYGLMPASAAAAAAAAMLMPMYATHVFGY from the exons ATGTCGACTAAAACGCTACCACCGCCGCAAACGTATTCGCGACTGTTTCGTCCTTGGGACGGTAAAGAAGCAAGGCCAGATTACCCAGTGTCGGGCGCATTCTGTGAATCGGATTCCACCCGCAGTCATGTAGACGCCGAAGATTCGGACTCATACAGTGCCAGTGACAGTGAGAGTGACCAAACGATCAAATCGGAACCGATGGACTACCACAGCCCAGTGAAAGCCAAGCTCAGTGAAAACAAAGTGACGCTAACCGATCCTGCCACGATGCACTATCCTTCAGCGGAGGTGGCTGCGTACTACCACTACTgttaccagcagcagcagcagcagcttgccGAGCATCCTTTGCCAGCGCAGTTACACGCGTTAGCGGATGTGCACCGAGTTCCGGGTTCGATCGGAGCCTTCGGAAACGCCTGCATACCTCCGGTGGTCGACCCGTTGGGATTCACTTACGATCAAATGGAGCAAGAGTACATGCGTGTGCTGAGTGAGGATGCAAAGGCGAAGCTGCTGGCGAGTCGAAAGCAACGACCGAAGAAGTTCAAATGTCCCCACTGTGATGTGGCATTCTCCAACAATGGTCAGCTGAAGGGACACATCCGCATCCACACCG GAGAGCGACCTTTCAAGTGTGATGAGCCGAGTTGTGGCAAAACCTTTACTCGCAATGAGGAACTGACGCGGCACAAGCGCATCCACACCGGCATTCGACCGTACGCGTGTCAAACGTGTGGGAAAAAGTTTGGCCGTCGGGATCACCTCAAGAAGCACACCAAAACGCACATGCCACAGGAACGGTACACGTACGGGCTGATGCCAGCGTCggctgcagcggctgcggcagcaGCCATGCTAATGCCAATGTACGCAACCCACGTCTTTGGTTACTAG